A region of Beijerinckia sp. 28-YEA-48 DNA encodes the following proteins:
- a CDS encoding ABC transporter ATP-binding protein has product MVQMKPVELQRAETCQSPLLSIENVSFSVPVAQGKLTILQNISLEVRQGEFVSIIGGSGCGKTTLLRLIGGLNQPTEGRLMFDGAPIDRPSRRRAVVFQDYSKALLPWRTVTSNVQLALDTDPTPRDAATKKQIIERLLAQVGLAEAADRYPRQLSGGMQQRLQIARCLALEPKMLLMDEPFGALDAMTRQTLQDEIAKLAKETGMTVIFITHDIEEAIYLGDRVCAMESRPGRISAVLDIDLKRPRDQLTTREDEQFLRYRHELFEYLPRKH; this is encoded by the coding sequence ATGGTGCAGATGAAACCGGTGGAGCTGCAGCGGGCGGAGACGTGTCAAAGCCCGCTGTTGTCGATCGAGAACGTCAGTTTCTCCGTGCCCGTGGCACAGGGGAAGCTGACGATCCTGCAGAATATCTCGCTTGAAGTGCGGCAGGGCGAGTTCGTCTCGATCATCGGCGGCTCGGGTTGCGGCAAGACCACTTTGCTGCGGCTGATCGGTGGCCTTAATCAGCCGACCGAAGGCCGGCTAATGTTCGATGGTGCGCCGATCGATCGCCCGTCGCGCCGCCGCGCCGTGGTCTTCCAGGACTACAGCAAGGCGTTGTTGCCGTGGCGGACGGTGACGAGCAATGTGCAACTGGCGCTCGATACCGATCCGACGCCGCGCGATGCGGCGACGAAGAAGCAGATCATCGAACGGCTGCTGGCTCAGGTCGGCCTCGCCGAAGCGGCGGATCGCTATCCACGCCAATTGTCGGGCGGCATGCAGCAGCGTTTGCAAATCGCCCGCTGTCTGGCGCTGGAACCGAAGATGCTCTTGATGGACGAGCCGTTCGGCGCGCTCGATGCGATGACGCGCCAGACCTTGCAGGACGAGATCGCCAAACTGGCCAAGGAAACCGGCATGACGGTGATCTTTATCACCCATGACATCGAGGAAGCGATTTATCTTGGCGATCGGGTCTGCGCCATGGAAAGCCGCCCGGGCCGGATCTCGGCCGTGCTCGACATCGATCTGAAACGGCCGCGCGACCAGCTGACGACGCGCGAGGACGAGCAGTTCCTGCGCTATCGCCATGAGCTGTTCGAGTATCTGCCCAGGAAGCATTGA
- a CDS encoding ABC transporter permease subunit, producing MRALVLPVSLLLLWEFVGRFGIIQSDMMSYPSAVMVAGAAALMDGSMLMATQQTIASALIGLLIGGGIGIALGAWFGMSDVASRLGRFSVEAVRPIPSVALIPLAMLVFGFGYGMTISVVAFACIWPALIITQAAVKQVPRELLEVARGLELGWVRRLFTIVLPDVVPNLFTALRLAAGVALIVAVTVEITGNPQGLGYALIVAQETLHPDRMFAYLIWIGLIGWLLNFGLLQAQRRLFTRWDLA from the coding sequence ATGCGCGCGCTCGTATTGCCCGTCTCACTGTTGCTGTTGTGGGAGTTCGTCGGTCGGTTTGGGATCATCCAATCCGACATGATGTCCTATCCGAGCGCCGTGATGGTGGCGGGCGCTGCCGCGTTGATGGACGGCAGCATGCTAATGGCGACGCAGCAGACTATCGCCAGCGCGCTGATCGGCCTTCTGATCGGTGGTGGCATCGGCATCGCGCTGGGCGCCTGGTTTGGCATGTCCGATGTGGCCAGCCGGCTCGGGCGTTTTTCGGTGGAGGCGGTACGGCCGATTCCTTCGGTGGCCCTTATCCCGCTCGCCATGCTGGTGTTCGGCTTCGGCTACGGCATGACGATTTCCGTCGTTGCCTTCGCTTGTATCTGGCCAGCGCTGATCATCACCCAGGCGGCGGTGAAGCAAGTGCCGCGCGAATTGCTTGAAGTGGCGCGTGGGCTCGAACTCGGCTGGGTGCGGCGCCTGTTCACTATTGTCCTGCCGGATGTGGTGCCCAATCTCTTCACCGCCTTACGCCTTGCGGCTGGTGTCGCCTTGATCGTCGCCGTGACGGTTGAGATCACCGGCAATCCGCAGGGGCTCGGTTATGCGCTGATCGTTGCGCAGGAAACGCTGCATCCCGATCGTATGTTCGCCTATCTGATCTGGATCGGCCTGATCGGTTGGCTGCTGAACTTCGGGCTGTTGCAGGCGCAACGCCGGCTCTTCACGCGTTGGGATTTGGCATGA
- a CDS encoding ABC transporter permease, translated as MTARAFFLNIGSIVVLLLLLALWQFVAVTDLVSRVFLPPVSDAFDALWRQVDDGSLVQAILGTTGRMLVGFAFAVIVGCGFGLLIGLSATARAYIEPSLEFLRPLPASAIIPVAILLLGLTKTMIIFVIAFGSLWPILLATIQGVKSVEPRLFEMARSMELSPREVIISIVLPSAVPDIFAGVRLGLTVSLILAVITEMMSAEVGLGANILHAARSFNSPDLFAGVITLGLLGLVINAFMETAQRRLTRWQQDY; from the coding sequence ATGACCGCGCGCGCCTTCTTCCTCAACATCGGCAGTATCGTCGTCTTGCTGCTGCTGCTCGCCTTGTGGCAGTTCGTTGCCGTGACCGATCTGGTCTCGCGTGTATTCCTGCCGCCGGTCAGCGATGCGTTCGACGCCTTGTGGCGGCAGGTGGATGATGGGTCGTTGGTGCAGGCCATTCTCGGCACGACCGGCCGCATGCTGGTCGGCTTCGCCTTCGCCGTCATCGTCGGTTGTGGCTTTGGCCTGTTGATCGGCCTGTCGGCGACCGCGCGCGCCTATATCGAGCCGAGTCTGGAATTCTTGCGGCCGCTGCCGGCTTCGGCGATCATTCCGGTGGCGATCCTGCTGCTCGGCCTGACCAAGACGATGATCATTTTCGTCATCGCCTTCGGTTCGCTGTGGCCGATCCTGCTGGCCACCATTCAGGGGGTGAAATCGGTGGAGCCGCGCCTTTTCGAAATGGCGCGCAGCATGGAGCTGTCGCCACGGGAGGTCATTATCTCCATCGTCCTGCCGAGCGCCGTGCCGGATATTTTCGCCGGTGTGCGATTGGGGCTGACGGTTTCGCTGATACTAGCTGTGATCACCGAGATGATGTCGGCGGAGGTGGGGCTGGGCGCCAACATCCTGCACGCGGCGCGGTCCTTCAACAGTCCGGATCTGTTTGCCGGCGTCATCACCCTGGGCCTGCTCGGCCTCGTCATTAATGCGTTCATGGAAACGGCGCAGCGCCGCCTGACGCGCTGGCAGCAGGATTATTGA
- a CDS encoding MarR family transcriptional regulator, with amino-acid sequence MSDSPPSHTPNGAAVTELIQTIFLVNAQLIADGDRMSRDLGFTSARWQVLGAAGSGLRSVAQLARHMSLTRQSVQRLVDWLVDSGYAVFLDNPDHQRAKLVKLTEKGVDIRRQLQVRQTTWANELGGRLATMDLQTSLSTLRGFRQALDAEKPGRKPAR; translated from the coding sequence ATGTCCGACTCGCCCCCCTCCCACACCCCCAATGGCGCGGCTGTCACCGAGCTGATCCAGACAATATTCCTGGTCAACGCCCAGCTGATCGCCGATGGCGACCGCATGTCCCGCGATCTCGGCTTCACCAGCGCCCGCTGGCAGGTGCTCGGCGCGGCCGGCAGCGGCCTCCGATCGGTCGCCCAGCTCGCCCGCCATATGAGCCTGACCCGCCAGAGCGTGCAGCGCCTGGTCGACTGGCTGGTGGACAGCGGCTATGCGGTTTTCCTCGACAACCCGGACCACCAGCGCGCCAAACTGGTCAAATTGACCGAAAAGGGCGTCGACATCCGCCGGCAGCTGCAGGTCCGCCAGACCACCTGGGCCAATGAACTGGGTGGCCGCCTCGCCACCATGGACCTGCAGACCTCCCTCAGCACCCTGCGCGGCTTTCGCCAGGCGCTGGACGCGGAAAAGCCTGGCCGCAAGCCGGCGCGGTAG
- the rplU gene encoding 50S ribosomal protein L21 has translation MFAVIKTGGKQYKVAADDVITVMLLAGAVGDKVTFGDVLMSVDGDKTNFGAPFLSGAQVSGEIVGQERGEKVIAFKKRRRKNSKRKRGHRQDLTLVKITGISLS, from the coding sequence ATGTTCGCAGTGATCAAGACCGGTGGCAAACAGTATAAGGTTGCCGCCGACGATGTGATTACCGTGATGTTGCTGGCCGGAGCGGTTGGCGACAAGGTGACGTTCGGTGACGTTCTGATGAGCGTCGACGGAGACAAGACGAATTTTGGCGCACCGTTCCTGAGCGGCGCCCAGGTGTCCGGCGAGATCGTCGGGCAAGAGCGTGGTGAGAAGGTCATCGCCTTCAAGAAGCGCCGCCGCAAGAACTCGAAGCGCAAGCGTGGCCACCGTCAGGATCTGACCCTGGTCAAGATCACGGGCATCTCCCTGAGCTAA
- the rpmA gene encoding 50S ribosomal protein L27 → MAHKKAGGSSRNGRDSDGRRLGVKKFGGQAVLGGNIIVRQRGTKWHPGVNVGIGKDHTLFALCEGTVAFVSKGKRAYINVLAAQKLQAAE, encoded by the coding sequence ATGGCTCATAAAAAGGCAGGCGGCTCGTCCCGTAACGGTCGCGATTCAGACGGACGCCGTCTTGGCGTGAAGAAGTTTGGCGGCCAGGCAGTCCTGGGCGGCAACATTATCGTGCGTCAGCGCGGCACCAAGTGGCATCCCGGCGTCAACGTTGGCATCGGCAAGGACCATACGTTGTTTGCGCTCTGTGAGGGCACGGTTGCTTTCGTTTCGAAAGGCAAACGAGCTTACATCAACGTACTTGCGGCCCAAAAACTGCAAGCCGCCGAATAG
- a CDS encoding GNAT family N-acetyltransferase: MFPDLLRDDIFRLETKRLWLRWPRIADSAAIVRLAGDKDVAQMTARIPHPYPQGAADRWIFESRVGNAQGSAVVLAMTLKEKPGELIGVIGVHQTRSGRALLGYWLGKSFWGQGLMTEATQTLVDLAFRTSEVEKIETHARVDNPRSCGVLLNAGFVVEGEKPVDMAERGGVFVCRYFGLDREAWQARQTAPLASGDLRVAC, encoded by the coding sequence ATGTTCCCGGATTTGCTACGCGACGACATTTTCCGGCTCGAAACCAAGCGTTTGTGGCTCCGTTGGCCGCGAATTGCCGATTCGGCTGCGATTGTACGCCTAGCCGGGGACAAAGACGTCGCGCAAATGACGGCGCGCATCCCTCATCCCTATCCGCAGGGCGCGGCCGACCGCTGGATTTTCGAGAGCCGGGTGGGCAATGCCCAGGGCAGCGCCGTCGTTCTGGCGATGACGTTGAAGGAAAAGCCCGGCGAGCTGATTGGCGTCATCGGCGTGCATCAGACGCGCTCCGGGCGGGCCTTGCTTGGCTATTGGCTCGGGAAGTCCTTCTGGGGCCAGGGGCTGATGACCGAGGCGACGCAGACTTTGGTCGATCTGGCCTTCCGCACCAGCGAGGTCGAGAAGATCGAAACGCATGCACGGGTCGATAATCCACGCTCGTGCGGCGTGCTGCTCAATGCCGGCTTCGTCGTCGAAGGCGAAAAGCCGGTGGATATGGCCGAGCGCGGTGGGGTGTTCGTCTGCCGGTATTTCGGTCTTGACCGGGAAGCTTGGCAGGCGCGCCAGACGGCGCCGCTGGCTTCGGGCGATTTGCGCGTCGCCTGCTAG
- the obgE gene encoding GTPase ObgE has translation MKFLDQAKIYIRSGDGGGGCVSFRREKFIEFGGPDGGDGGRGGDVIVECVDGLNTLIDYRYQQHFKAKTGVHGMGRNRAGGKGADVTLKLPVGTQIFEEDNETLIADLTEVGQSFVIAKGGNGGFGNLHFTTSTNRSPRRANPGLPGQEMTIWLRLKLIADAGLVGLPNAGKSTFLATVSAAKPKIADYPFTTLHPGLGVVRVDEREFVLADIPGLIEGAHEGLGLGDRFLGHVERCRVLLHLVDAGCEHAGKSYKIIRGELEAYGGGLEDKLEIVALSKTDTVDADTLKQQAERLKRAIRSAGPARAEGVKAQPLLLLSAATSTGVTEVLRALYKQIGVVRAADPEAAASREPTWQPL, from the coding sequence ATGAAATTTCTCGATCAGGCGAAAATCTATATCCGCTCGGGCGATGGCGGCGGCGGATGCGTCTCGTTCCGGCGCGAGAAGTTCATAGAGTTCGGCGGTCCTGACGGCGGCGATGGCGGCCGTGGCGGCGATGTGATCGTCGAGTGCGTCGATGGCCTCAACACGCTCATCGACTATCGCTACCAGCAGCATTTCAAGGCCAAGACCGGCGTGCACGGCATGGGCCGCAATCGCGCCGGCGGCAAGGGCGCCGATGTGACCCTGAAACTGCCGGTCGGCACGCAGATTTTCGAGGAAGACAATGAAACGCTGATCGCCGATCTCACCGAGGTCGGCCAGAGCTTCGTCATCGCCAAGGGCGGCAATGGCGGCTTCGGCAATCTGCATTTCACCACCTCGACCAATCGTTCGCCGCGCCGCGCCAATCCGGGTCTGCCGGGTCAAGAAATGACGATCTGGTTGCGCCTGAAGCTGATCGCCGATGCCGGCCTCGTCGGCCTGCCCAATGCCGGCAAGTCGACCTTCCTGGCCACTGTCTCGGCGGCGAAGCCGAAGATCGCCGACTATCCCTTCACCACCTTGCATCCGGGGCTTGGCGTCGTGCGCGTCGATGAGCGCGAATTCGTGCTCGCCGATATCCCCGGCCTGATCGAGGGCGCGCATGAAGGCCTTGGCCTCGGCGATCGTTTCCTTGGTCATGTCGAGCGCTGCCGCGTCCTGCTGCATCTGGTCGATGCCGGCTGCGAACATGCGGGCAAATCCTACAAGATTATTCGTGGCGAACTCGAAGCCTATGGCGGCGGGCTCGAGGACAAGCTTGAAATCGTTGCCTTGTCGAAGACCGACACGGTCGATGCGGACACGCTGAAACAGCAGGCTGAACGGTTGAAGCGCGCCATCCGCTCGGCGGGGCCGGCGCGGGCCGAAGGCGTGAAGGCGCAGCCGTTGCTTCTGCTTTCGGCGGCGACAAGCACCGGCGTCACCGAGGTTTTGCGCGCGCTGTATAAGCAGATCGGCGTCGTGCGCGCCGCCGATCCCGAGGCCGCGGCGTCACGCGAACCGACTTGGCAGCCGCTGTAA
- the proB gene encoding glutamate 5-kinase, whose translation MPHLVSFRRIVVKVGSSLLVDQSKGEGEGAVRRDWLEALAHDLSELHRNGKDVLVVSSGSIALGRTILKLPRGPLRLEDSQAAAAVGQIALARTWSEVLSSRGITAGQILVTLNDTEERRRYLNARETIGRLLEMRAIPVINENDTVATTEIRYGDNDRLAARVATMASADLLVLLSDIDGLYTAPPHLDPNAQLIPVVPRVTAQIEAMAGGAASEFSRGGMFTKVEAAKIATTGGTHMVIADGRIEHPIAHVAAGGRCTWFLTPSNPVTSRKKWIAGSLEPRGTVHVDAGAARALKRGSSLLPAGVTRVEGAFARGDCIIIRDEQGAELGRGLIAYDAAEAGQLVGRNSKDIESVLGVPGRAEMIHRDDMALAGDVSLDEA comes from the coding sequence ATTCCGCACCTCGTCTCGTTTCGCCGCATCGTCGTCAAGGTCGGCTCGTCATTGCTCGTCGATCAGAGCAAGGGCGAAGGGGAAGGGGCTGTGCGCCGCGACTGGCTAGAGGCGCTGGCGCATGATCTCAGCGAATTGCATCGCAACGGCAAGGATGTGCTCGTCGTCTCCTCGGGGTCGATCGCGCTGGGGCGCACGATCCTGAAACTGCCGCGTGGTCCGCTGCGGCTGGAAGACAGCCAGGCGGCGGCGGCGGTGGGACAGATCGCACTGGCGCGCACTTGGTCGGAAGTGTTGTCGTCACGCGGCATCACGGCGGGGCAGATTCTCGTCACCCTCAACGATACCGAAGAACGCCGCCGCTATCTCAACGCGCGCGAGACGATTGGGCGCCTGCTCGAGATGCGCGCCATCCCGGTCATCAACGAAAACGATACGGTGGCCACCACCGAAATCCGCTATGGCGACAATGATCGTCTGGCGGCGCGTGTCGCCACCATGGCCAGCGCCGATCTCCTGGTGCTGCTCTCCGACATCGACGGGCTCTACACGGCGCCGCCGCATCTCGATCCGAACGCGCAACTGATTCCCGTCGTGCCGCGGGTGACGGCGCAGATCGAGGCCATGGCTGGCGGTGCGGCGTCTGAATTCTCGCGCGGCGGCATGTTCACCAAGGTCGAAGCGGCGAAGATCGCCACCACCGGCGGCACCCATATGGTGATCGCCGATGGGCGCATCGAACATCCGATCGCCCATGTGGCGGCGGGCGGTCGCTGCACCTGGTTTCTGACGCCGTCCAATCCGGTGACATCGCGCAAGAAATGGATCGCCGGTTCGCTCGAACCGCGTGGCACGGTGCATGTGGATGCGGGTGCCGCCCGCGCCTTGAAACGCGGCTCCAGTCTGCTGCCGGCCGGTGTTACGCGCGTCGAGGGCGCTTTCGCGCGCGGGGACTGCATCATCATCCGCGACGAACAGGGCGCTGAACTCGGGCGCGGCCTCATCGCCTATGATGCGGCGGAAGCCGGCCAGCTCGTCGGGCGCAATTCGAAGGATATCGAAAGCGTGCTCGGCGTGCCGGGGCGCGCCGAGATGATCCATCGCGATGACATGGCGCTCGCCGGCGACGTCTCGCTCGACGAGGCCTAG
- a CDS encoding superoxide dismutase — protein MYARRTLLQSSVGAAALAFAQSLLPRSAQAQVNSQSPAPVATSPNGPFHLPKLGFAFNALEPNIDAMTMDIHYTRHHQAYVNGINAVAERWPEIAKIPVIEILQDLNKVPEKERTAVRNNLGGHWNHSYFWELIAPGGTKEPQDKLRSGIDATFGDVAKMKQAMNAAATSRFGSGWAWLIVDKDGALKVISTANQDTPWDLGARAVVLGVDVWEHAYYLKYQNRRPDYLTAWWNVVNWDKAADNYAKAKG, from the coding sequence ATGTATGCGCGTCGCACCCTTCTCCAGTCCTCCGTCGGCGCCGCAGCGCTGGCGTTTGCTCAATCGCTGCTGCCACGATCGGCGCAAGCACAGGTCAACTCGCAATCGCCGGCGCCGGTCGCCACATCGCCGAACGGGCCATTCCACCTCCCCAAACTGGGCTTTGCCTTCAACGCGCTCGAACCGAACATCGACGCAATGACCATGGACATTCATTACACGCGCCATCATCAGGCCTATGTGAACGGCATCAATGCTGTGGCCGAACGCTGGCCGGAGATCGCCAAAATCCCGGTGATCGAGATCCTGCAGGATCTCAACAAAGTGCCCGAAAAGGAACGCACCGCCGTGCGCAACAATCTCGGCGGCCATTGGAACCACAGCTACTTCTGGGAATTGATAGCGCCCGGCGGCACCAAGGAGCCGCAAGACAAACTGCGCTCCGGCATCGATGCCACTTTCGGCGATGTCGCCAAGATGAAACAGGCCATGAATGCGGCCGCAACATCGCGCTTCGGCTCCGGCTGGGCCTGGCTGATCGTCGACAAGGACGGTGCGCTGAAAGTGATTTCGACCGCCAATCAGGACACGCCGTGGGATCTCGGCGCCCGCGCCGTCGTGCTTGGCGTCGATGTCTGGGAACACGCCTATTATCTGAAATACCAGAACCGCCGGCCCGATTACCTGACCGCCTGGTGGAACGTGGTGAACTGGGACAAGGCAGCCGACAATTACGCCAAGGCCAAGGGATAA